GCTCGTGCTGGAATGTGTCCCTGTCGCGCTGGCTAAACGCGTCACGGACGCGCTGTCGATTCCTGTAATCGGGATTGGCGCAGGTAATGTTACCGATGGGCAGATTCTGGTCATGCATGATGCTTTTGGCATTACCGGCGACAATACGCCTAAGTTTGCCAAGAACTTTCTGGCGCAAAGCGGTGATATTCGCGCGGCAGTACGCCTGTACGCAGAGGAAGTCGAACAGGGTTTCTACCCGGCCGAAGCGCATTCATTTCATTAAAGAACAATCGTTTCATTAAAAAACGAGCATTCCGCTAATCGGGCTATTTTTTAGGAGTACCAGTGTGTTAATAATCGAAACCCCTCTGCTGCTGCGCCGCGAAGTTCGTCGCTGGCGTCAGGAAGGGAAACGTATTGCTTTGGTTCCCACTATGGGCAATTTGCACGACGGGCACATGACGCTGGTCGATGAAGCCAAGGCACACGCCGATATCGTTATTGTCAGCGTTTTTGTCAATCCCATGCAGTTTGAGCGGCCAGATGATCTAGCCCGCTACCCCCGGACATTGCAGGAAGACTGCGAGAAATTGAACCGCCGTGGTGCCGATCTGGTTTTCGCACCAAGCCCAGATGTGATATATCCAAATGGGTTGGAATCGCAAACGTTTGTCGATGTACCCGGCCTGTCTTCTATGTTGGAAGGGGCTAGCCGTCCCGGCCATTTCCGGGGCGTAGCCACCATCGTTAGCAAGCTGTTCAATCTGGTACAGCCGGATTTGGCCTGCTTCGGCGAAAAGGATTACCAGCAGTTAGCGCTGATTCGGCAGCTGGTCCGCGATATGGGCTATGACATTGATATCATCGGCGTCCCTATCGTCCGCGCAAAAGACGGTTTGGCATTGAGTTCGCGTAATGGTTACCTTAGTGCTGAAGAACGCCAACTGGCACCGACGCTGTATCAGTTGATGATGGATCTGTCGGCGCAATTGGACAACGGCGATCGCCAGATCGATACATTACTGGAACAAACGGCAGACAAGCTGCGCGATGCAGGTTTTACGCCTGATGAGCTGTTTATCCGCGATGCGGATACGTTGCAACCGCTGAGCGCGGCCAGCACACGAGCAGTGATTTTGATGGCTGCCTGGTTAGGCAAGGCCAGATTGATTGATAACCACCAGGTCGATTTGACTGTATGAACCGAGGTAACAAAGCGATGATACGTACCATGCTGCAAGGCAAGCTGCACCGGGTCAAAGTGACTCAGGCCGACTTGCATTATGAAGGCTCTTGCGCCATCGATCAGGATTTTATGGATGCTGCGGGCATTCTGGAATACGAAGCGATTGATATCTACAACGTTGATAACGGTCAGCGTTTCTCTACTTACGCCATTGCGGGCGAAAGAGGCTCACGCATTATCTCCGTAAACGGTGCCGCCGCTCGCCTTGCCTGCGTAGGCGACAAATTGATTATCTGCTCCTACGTGCAGATGTCGGACGAGCAGGCCAGAAGCCACAGCCCAAAAGTTGCCTATTTCTCTGGCGATAACGAGCTGCAACGTCAGGCCAAAGCAATTCCGGTTCAGGTCGCCTGATCGCCAAGCAAAAGGCGGTGTTACCACCGCCTTTTCATTTACAGAGTTTACACACTACGTCCGTAACCCGCGACCGCGTTCAATCAGCCACCAGACCAGCAGATAAAACACCACGATAAAGGCAATCAGCACCGACATGGTGAACAGCAGCGGCACGTCCTGAATCCCGAGGAAGCCGTAGCGAAAACCGCTGATCATGTACACCACCGGGTTCAGTTTGGAAACAGCCTGCCAGACGGGCGGCAAGAGCGTCAGCGAGTAAAACACCCCGCCCAGATAGGTCAACGGCGTTAACACAAAGGTCGGAATCAGGCTGATATCATCAAAGGTTTTCGCAAATACCGCATTCAATAAGCCCGCCAGCGAGAACAGCGTCGCCGTCAGTAACAGCGTCAGAACGATGATCCACCAGGCATGGACATGCAACGGGACGAAGAACAGCGACACTGCGGTTACCAGAACGCCAACGCACAGGCCACGCGCGATGCCGCCACCAATATAACCCGCAATAATCACATGGGTTGGCACCGGCGCGACCAGCAGTTCTTCAATATTGCGCTGAAATTTAGCGCTGAAAAAGGAGGAAGCGACGTTGGCATAGGCGTTGGTAATCACCGCCATCATGATCAGACCCGGCACGATAAACTGCATGTAGGTAAAACCGTGCATTTCCCCAATACGTGAACCGATCAAGTTACCGAAAATAATAAAATACAGCGTCATGGTGATCACTGGCGGCACCAGCGTCTGGATCCAGATTCGTCCAAATCGGGTCACTTCTTTAACCCAGATACTCTGTAGCGCCACCCAATACAAACGCATCATGCCTTTTCTCCCTTACCGTTCACGCCGTCCCCATTAACCAACGTGACAAACAGCTCTTCCAACCGGTTAGCCTTATTACGCATACTTAATATTGTTATCCCCTGCGCGCTTAGCTGGCTGAACAACGCGTTCAGACCTTGCTCGCGCATCACATCTACTTCCAGCGTTGACGTATCCATCAGGCGGAATGCATAACCTTCAAGCTGTGGTAGCGGGCTTTTTGCCGCCAGATCGAAAATAAACGTTTCGGACTTCAGTTGGGCAAGTAGCTGCTTCATCGAGGTATTTTCCACCAGCTCACCCCGCTGAATAATCCCAATGTTGCGGCACAGCATTTCCGCTTCTTCCAGATAGTGCGTCGTCAGGATAATCGTGGTGCCCTGTGCGTTCAGCTCCTTCAAAAAGCCCCACATGGAACGACGTAACTCGATATCCACACCCGCAGTCGGTTCATCAAGAATCAGCAGCTTAGGCTCATGCATTAACGCACGCGCAATCATCAGGCGACGCTTCATCCCACCCGACAACATCATCGCTTTTTCGCTGCGCTTCTCCCACAGATCCAGCTGTTTCAGGTATTTTTCCGCACGCTGCAATGCATCCTGACGTTTCACGCCATAGTAGCCAGCCTGGTTAACCACAATCTGCAATACCGTTTCGAACGGATTGAAGTTAAATTCCTGCGGAACCAGTCCCAACTGGCGTTTCGCATTTACTTTATCCCGCTCAAGGTCGTAACCAAAGACGCGAACTTTACCGGCAGTTTTGTTCACCAACGAGCTGATAATCCCAATCGTAGTGGATTTTCCTGCGCCATTTGGCCCCAGCAGCGCATAGAAATCGCCCGCTTCCACGTTCAGGTCGATTCCCCGTAACGCCTTGACGCCTCCCGAATAAGTTTTGGTTAATTGCGCCAGTTCCAGTGCATATGTCATAAGAAATGGATTGCCTTATTATCAGTGAGTTCTACAGATTTGAAGTGTGACAAATATATACTCTAAATAATTCAAGTTTCAGGAAGGCGGCAAGAGAAGGACAAATTCGTCGGGAACGAATTTGACCAGCCAACGGCTGGCCTTCGGTGAGAGACAGGATGTCTCTCATTTCATCCCGATGAGCTTACTCAAGTAAGTGATTCGGGTGAGTGAACGCAGCCAACGCACATGCAACTTGAAGTATGACGAGTATAAACTATCGTTTTTCAAACGACGTATGTTGCCTTATATTACTCTTCACTGCCCCTTGTTTGTTACAGGTCATTTACTTTCATGAAAGAAATTGAAACGCTCATCGCGAACAACCAGCTTTGGTCTAAAACGATGGTGGAAGAGGACCCTGGCTATTTTGAACGCCTGGCGCAGGCGCAACGTCCCCGTTTTCTATGGATTGGATGCTCGGACAGTCGCGTACCTGCGGAAAGTCTGACCAGCCTTGAGCCTGGTGAACTGTTTGTTCACCGCAACGTCGCAAATCTGGTTATTCACACCGACCTCAATTGCCTGTCTGTCGTGCAATATGCCGTCGAAGTTCTCGAAGTCGAACACATCATCATCTGCGGCCACTACGGCTGTGGCGGTGTTCAGGCGGCGGTGGAAAACCCGGAACTGGGTTTGATTAACAACTGGCTGCTGCATATCCGTGATTTGTGGTACAAGCATAGTTCGCTGCTGGGGGAATTGCCTCCCGAACAGCGCCTGAATACGCTCTGTGAAATCAACGTTGTCGAGCAGGTTTATAACCTCGGCCACTCCACCATCATGCAGTCCGCCTGGAAACGTGGGCAGAAAGTCACCATCCACGGCTGGGTGTACGGTATTCAGGATGGCCGACTGCGCGATCTGGAAGTGACTGCAACCAACCGGGAGACGCTGGAACAGCGTTATCGCCGCGCGATTTCCACCCTGTCTTGATTCGCAGCCTGACGCCCACTCGCTGGGCGTCGCTCACGGCATCGGCCTTACCTTGACCGTTATTCTTGCGGAACAACCTTGCCGACATAAGGTAAATGGCGATAGTGCTGAGCATAGTCGATGCCGTATCCCACAACGAATTCATCAGGGATCGAGAACCCAACCCACTCGACTTTCACCGCCACTTCACGGCGCTCTGGCTTGTCCAATAGCGTACAGATAGCCAGCGATTTCGGCGCACGCAGTTGCAGAATTTCCCGCACTCTGCTCAGGGTATTGCCCGAATCGATAATATCTTCCACGATCAATACGTCTTTGCCGCGAATATCTTCATCCAAATCTTTCAGGATTTTAACATCGCGTGTACTGTTCATACCGCTGCCATAGCTGGATGCCGTCATGAAATCCACTTCGTGAGGGACATCGATCGCTCGGCATAAATCGGCCATAAAGATAAACGAGCCGCGCAATAGCCCCACCAGTACCATATCGCTGCCGCTATCACGGTAGTGTTCGCTGATCTGTTGCCCCAGTTCGGTAACCCGCGCCATCACTTCCTGCTCAGAAATCATGACTTCCACGGTATGTTTCATCATACTGATAACTCTTTGAAATAAGGTATTCAGCATCATCGGAAAAATGACAGATTCATTATTGATGATGCACCAATGCTGATGTCAATCAACCCAGGCCATGCCCGGGCGCGCGAAGTATAGCAGAAACCACACCGTGAAGGAGACACCATGAGCACACCATCCGTGGATGTTTGCTACAAAGTGAATGCCCCGCTTTCCAGCCAACAGTTCATTGAGCTGTTGGCGAAAACCTCGCTGGGGCCACGCCGCTGGCGGTGGATTACTACCCGAAATTAGGGTTTGAAAAACACAACAGCGCCTGGATCAGGCCGGCGTCAGATTTACACGCAGACGCGTAATCATTTCGTTTCAGAGCCGTCAGCGGTATTGCTGGCGACCGACAAAGCAGGATACAGAACCGGAGGGTCCGTCTTAATGCTTAAACGCACCTGCTGCCCCGGTTCAAACCAGTTACCGGTCTGCACCAACAGCATCAGTTCCCCCAGCTTCACTCGATACAGGTTTGATGTCCCCATAAACAGCCGATCTTCGATAAATGCCGGACCATCAGGATCGAGCGCCAATGCCACATCAGCAGGACGCACCATCCAATCGCACGGCGAATCGATCGGCTGATTAAGTGGATGTGTCGCCTGATGATCGCCCAATGGGCTTTGCCATTGATGGTCGCTCATAATTTTCACAGGCAAATAGTTAGTATTTCCCATAAAATCAGCGACAAAGCGGCTATTCGGCCGATGGTACAGCTCGGAGGGATAGCCCTGCTGCATAATCTTCCCTTCATCCAGCAGAATCAGGTGGTCGGCGCAGGCAAAGGCTTTTTCTCGGCTGTGCGTGGCGAACACCGCCGCAACATGACGCTGTTTGAGCACCTGCCGTAACTCAGTAATCAGGCGATAGCGGGTCTGGCTGTCCAGACCTGGAAACGGTTCGTCCAGCAACAGCAGTTTCGGCTCACAGGCCAGTGCGCGGGCGATGGCCAAACGCTGTTGCTGTTCATTTGATAGCTCGAGTGGATAGCGCGCGGCAACCTCGTCCAGTTGCAAAAGTGCCAGCATCTCCGCACAAATTGGCTTCACCTCGCTTTCCGGACGACCATATAACCCAAACGCAATATTGCCTGTGACGGTCAGATGCGGGAAAAGTGCATAATCCTGAAAAATCAGCCCAACCTGACGCCGTTCAGGCAAGACGTACTCCTGCGGTGAACTGACGGGCTCTCCTTCCAACAAAATTTTGCCCTGAGTTATGGGCAGCAGGCCCGCAATCACCTGTAATAACACCGTTTTACCGCAACCGTTCTTACCCAGTAGACAAATCGTCTCATCATCGCGCACGGCAAAGGAAATGTTCTCCAACACGGGAGACTGCGGCAACGAACAACTTACCGACTGAACGCTCAGAATATCTATCGACGCAGCCATGTGATTATCCTTTTATATTCAATGCGCGATTCAGTCCAAAAACCGGTATCAGCCCTACCGCCACCAGCACCAACGCAGGAAAGGCAAATGATGCAATCTGCCCACTCACCGTAAAACGAAAAACATAGGTTGCCAGCGTATCGATCCCAAAAGGACGCAGCAGCAGCGAAACATTCAACTCTTTCATGCTTTCCGTGAAAATCAACAACGCCCCGATGAACAGGCTTTGGCGCAGCAGCGGGATATGCACACGTGACCAGAGGCTGAGGGGGGAAGCCCCCAGTACAAGGCTCGCGCTGTCCAGCGAACGCGGGATAGCGTCCATACTGCGCTCAAGGCTGTCCAGCATCAAACGCCCAAATTTAACGCTATAGGCGAGGATAAGAGTAAACAGCGAGCCCGCCAGCCAAGCATCTGCTGTGGGTAGCCCGGCAGCGCTAGCAAAAAGAGTAATCCCACTATCCACCAGCGACAGCAAGGTAAACAGCCCGACAGCCAGTACCGTGCCAGGCAAAGCAAAACTCAGGCTCACCAGCCGAACCGGCGTCTGGTTGGCAAACACGCCAACCGTGCGGGTGTAGAAGATAAACGACAGTGCCATTAGTGTAATGATGACGGTCGCCGTGGAAGACGCCAGCAGACTATTCGTCACCGCGTGAAGAAACGCCATGTCCCATACCGACATCATGTGCTGGAGGGCTAAAAAGAGGAGATACAACAGTGGAAACAGAAATGACAGACAGACAATTCCCCAGCAGTAACCGCGAGCGACCCTACTGCGCCACCCACTCAACATAGGCGGAACTACCAGAGAAGCGTTCAACTGAGCTTGATAAATTTTCTGCTTCCGACGCCAAAGATTAACCAGAAACATCAAGAGAAAGATCGCGGGTAGAATTAACGCACCAAGCCGCGCCGCCGCGCCGAGATCGCCCTGCTGTTGCCAGATATCGAGCACCTGCGTTGTCATGGTTGGAATACCAAGATAAGACGCTGCACCATAATCGCCCAGTGTCTCAACCACCACCAACGCCCCACCGCAGGCAATCGCGGGTAGTGCAATAGGCAAACATAAGTGACGGAATACCTGTGAACGCGTCTGATTCAGTAAACGAGCCGAATGGATAAGGCTGGCAGGCTGTTTCACCAGCGCTTCACGCACTAACAGATAAATATAGGGATATAAGACTAGCGCCAACACCAGACTCACGCAGCCCAGAGAAACAGATAGTCCAACAGTGTGGGATTCTTCCCACGGCGATGCTATCTGTAGCCCCCCCTCTCGCAACAGCAAGGAAAGATGCCGTAACGCATCGGTATAAAGGTAAGCAAGCAGGAATGCAGGCATCGCGAGCGGCAGGCAAAGCGCCCATTGCAATACTCGATGACTGGGAAAGCGGTACATGGCGATAAACCAGGCGGAAGGCAACCCAAACAGCAGACTGAAAAAAAGCGTGCCAATCACGATAACCGCAGAGTGCATCAGGTAGGTGGGTAGCCCGATTTGCCACAGTTGGGTAAATCCCATCCCGTCGGCAAAAAAAACCTGATAAAAAACCGTCGCTAAAGGAAGCAGCAACAGTCCCGCCAACAACCAACTACTGACGCGCCAGACACCGGAGATCATAGAATAAAAGCTGTATTAGATAAGATCGTTGTTATTAATAACAGAGCCTGACAGCGGCGTCATCGTATCAAACAACGATAAATAGGCTCTAATCCTGCGATTAACCTGATACGGCTTTTATTATCGAAATAAAATCAAATAAATAACTTATATTTCAGCTAATTATTAAAATTATTTTCCCCTCGCCCAGGCTCTGCTTTTTTATCACCATTCTCGAAATAATTCGCGTTGCAAGACAGGATGCCATCGTTTTGAACAACACGACGTGTACACCCACGAAAGTGAGTTCTTAAGAAACACCAGCATACGTGCGGTTTGAAGGATGATGGGGATATCAGATGTTTCCCGTAAGAAAGCTTGGAAAACCCTGCGATATCTGTGATAACGTCACCTGACGATATTTGGAACAGGTTCAACCATGAAAAACTCTGCGCTGGCTCTGCTCCTGCTAAGCCTGATGAGCTTCTCTTCCGCCAGCAAGGCGCTGAATGAATTTGAAGCGGAAGATCTGGCCGATCTGACCGCGATCTTTGTTTATCTGAAAAATCACTGTGGCTACCAAGACCTGCCAAATGAGCAGGTTCGTCGGACATTGGTCGCATTTGCGCAGCAAAATCGCTGGGATCTCAGTAATTATAGCGCTTACGACATGACAGCGATGGGGGAAGACAGCTATCGCGATCTGAGTAAAATCGCAATCCCAACGCCGAAGAAATGTCAGTCTCTGGCACGTAATTCGCTCGGTTTGCTCTCCTACGCGCAGTAACTCCCCTCCTCCTCCGCACTAACTGAAATTTGACCGTGCAAGCGGCAAAAGCGCCAGTGATGATGACTACCTCAGGCAGCAGTGCTGCCTTTTCCATTGCTCCAGTGACTCATACATTTCCCCGCACACTATTTCGTCAAAAACGATGCGCATCACATTTATTTCTTTCTGCATTTTTTACTTGCATTCTCTAACGGCCTTGCCACATCTGGGTTCGCGTGATTTTGTATAAGGTCAACTAAAAATCATATATCTTGTGTGGTTGAAATTTCAAATGTCCACATCTAGTATTCCTTGTGTAGCCGTCACGTAACAGATCGCTACCCAGTGGATCGGTTCGGGTGCATATGCCCTGAAGATAGCCGCTCCGACATACTTCTTTCACGCCAAAGGGTAAATACGAATCATGCGTATTACTATTTTCACTAAGCCAGATTGTGTTCAATGCAACGCCACATGCCGTGCGCTGGATAAGCAAGGAATTAACTATCAACTGGTGGACTTAACTGAAGATGAACAGGCGTTACAGCAGGTAAGAGCGTTGGGCTATCAGCAGGTACCCGTCGTGATGACGGCCGACGATCATTGGAGCGGCTTCCGCCCGGATAAGATCAGTACTCTAAACGCCGCCCTGCAATTGTAGTAAGGAGGCATGATGAACCCGCTGGTCTATTTCTCCAGCCAGTCGGAAAACACGCATCGCTTCATTTCCAGGGTTGGCTTACCAGCCCTGAGAATTCCGATAGCGACAGAACAGCCTGCTTTGAAAGTTGATCGCCCCTATATTCTGGTTGTCCCCAGCTACGGCGGAGGCAGCACGAAAGGGGCTGTGCCGCGTCAGGTCATCATCTTTCTCAACGATCCGCACAATCGCGCTTATCTGCGCGGCGTGATTGCCGCAGGCAATACCAATTTCGGTGCAGCGTACTGCATCGCCGGTGACATCATCGCGCAGAAATGTCAGGTGCCCTACCTGTACCGCTTTGAATTGCTCGGCACGGCAGAAGACGTAGCAAATGTGCGTAAGGGAGTAACTGAATTTTGGCAACAACAGACCACGTGAGTGCAAAGGCAACCAAGACCGACACGGATGCCCACGCGCTCGATTACCACGCGCTCAATGCGATGCTGAACCTCTACGACGCAGAGGGGAATATCCAGTTTGAGATGGATAAGCTCGCAGCTCGCCGTTATTTTCTACAACACGTCAACCAGAACACTGTGTTCTTCCATAATCTGGAAGAGAAACTGCGTTATCTGGTGGAAGAAGGCTATTACGAAGCAGACGTGCTGGACCAGTATCAATTTGATTTCATCAAAAGCCTTTTCCAGCAGGCTTATGCCCACAAATTCCGTTTTCAGACTTTTTTAGGGGCGTTCAAATACTATACCGGCTATACGCTCAAAACCTTTGATGGCAAACGCTATCTGGAACGTTACGAAGATCGCGTTTGTCTTGTTGCGCTGGCTCTCGCCAAAGGGGACACCGCGGTGGCGAGCGCATTAGTCGACGAGATCATCAGCGGACGTTTCCAGCCAGCCACTCCGACCTTCCTCAACTGCGGTAAAAAACAGCGCGGTGAATTGGTCTCCTGCTTCCTATTGCGAATTGAAGATAATATGGAGTCGATTGGTCGAGCGATTAACTCAGCGCTTCAGCTCTCAAAACGCGGCGGTGGTGTGGCCTTCATGCTCAGTAACATCCGCGAGACTGGTGCGCCGATCAAGCGTATCGAAAATCAGTCATCCGGCATTATTCCTATCATGAAAATGCTGGAAGATGCGTTTTCCTACGCCAACCAGTTGGGTGCGCGTCAGGGCGCGGGGGCGGTGTACCTCAATGCACATCACCCGGATATTCTGCGTTTTCTGGATACCAAGCGAGAAAATGCCGATGAGAAAATCCGCATCAAGACGCTGTCTTTAGGTGTGGTCATCCCCGATATCACGTTCCAGCTCGCGAAAAATAATCAGGTGATGTACCTGTTCTCACCCTATGATGTCGAACAGGTTTACGGCGTGCCGCTGTCGGAAATTAGCGTGACCGAAAAATACCACGAGATGGTAAACGATAAACGCATTCGTAAATCCCAAATCAAAGCGCGCGAATTTTTCCAGATTCTCGCTGAAATCCAGTTCGAGTCCGGTTACCCCTACATGATGTTTGAGGATACGGTGAACCGTGCGAACCCGATTCACGGCCGCATCAATATGAGTAACCTGTGCTCTGAGATTTTGCAGGTCAACGAGGCCAGCCTGTACGACGACGATCTTGGCTATCGCCATATTGGTAAAGACATCTCCTGTAACCTCGGTTCGATGAATATCGCCAACGCGATGGCCTCGCCCGATTTCGGTCAGACAGTTGAAATGGCGATCCGTGCGCTGACTGCCGTTTCCGATATGAGCCACATCAGCTCCGTGCCATCCATCGAAAAAGGCAACGACCAATCGCATGCGATTGGTTTAGGCCAGATGAACCTGCACGGCTACCTGGCGAAAGAGCGTATTTTTTACGGTACAGAAGAAGCCATCGATTTCACCAATATCTATTTCTACACCGTCGCTTTCCACGCGATTCGGGCATCGAATGCGTTAGCGATAGAGCGGAACCAACGCTTCTCAGGCTTCGAGCACTCCAAATACGCCACGGGCGAGTATTTTGATAAGTACGTTGAACAGCGTTGGGAACCGACAACGGCACGTGCACGCGAGCTGTTTGAGCAGGCTGGCATCCACATTCCTACTCAGCAGGATTGGGCGGCGCTACGTGAGTCCGTGATGGCGCACGGCATTTATAATCAGAATTTGCAGGCGGTTCCGCCGACCGGTTCGATTTCGTATATCAACCACTCGACGTCCAGCATCCACCCGATTGTGTCACGTATCGAAATTCGTAAAGAGGGCAAGATCGGTCGCGTCTACTACCCTGCCCCTTACATGAACAATGACAATCTGGAGTACTACCAGGATGCCTATGAAATCGGGCCGCAGAAGATTATCGACACCTATGCCGCCGCCACACAGCACGTCGATCAAGGGCTGTCGCTGACGCTGTTTTTCCGCGATACCGCCACCACGCGTGACATCAATAAAGCGCAGATCTACGCCTGGACCAAAGGTATTAAGACTATTTACTACATTCGCATACGGCAGATGGCGCTGGAAGGCACCGAAGTTCAGGGTTGTGTGTCCTGTGCGCTATAAGCCATCGCGGAAGGAAATCGAAGCATGACCGCACTCACTCGCGTCCAGGCGATTAACTGGAACAAAATTGAAGACGACAAAGATTTGGAAGTCTGGAACCGCCTGACGTCTAACTTCTGGCTACCGGAAAAAGTGCCGCTGTCGAACGATATTCCGTCATGGAGTACGTTGAATGCCCACGAACGTCAGTTGACGATCCGCGTTTTCACTGGCCTGACGCTGCTGGACACCATCCAAAATACGCTGGGTGCGCCAACACTCATGCCAGACGCGGTGACGCCGCATGAAGAAGCGGTGCTCTCTAACATCAGCTTTATGGAAGCGGTACATGCCCGTTCATACAGCTCAATTTTTTCGACGCTGTGTCTAACCAGCGAAGTGGATGATGCTTATCGCTGGAGTGAAGAAAATCCCGCCTTACAGAAAAAGTCGGACATTATTCTGTCACACTACCGCAGTGACGATCCGCTGATGAAGAAAGTCGCCAGCGTGTTTCTGGAATCGTTCCTGTTTTACTCTGGCTTCTATCTGCCGATGTACTGGTCGAGCCGCGCCAAGCTCACTAACACGGCGGATTTGATTCGACTCATCATCCGTGACGAAGCGGTACACGGTTACTATATTGGCTACAAATTTCAGCGTGGGTTGGCGAAGGCGGATCCCGCTCGCCAGCAGCAGGTGAAAAATTTCGCCTACGATCTGCTACAGGATTTGTACGACAATGAAGTGCTATATACTCAGGAACTCTATGACGGCGTCGGCTGGACGGAAGATGTGAAGAAATTCCTCCACTACAATGCGAACAAGGCGCTGATGAATCTCGGCTATGAAGCGCTGTTCCCCGCCAGTATGACGGATGTGAATCCGGCGATCCTCTCGGCACTCTCGCCAAACGCAGATGAGAACCATGACTTCTTCTCTGGTTCCGGTTCATCTTATGTGATCGGGAAAGCCGTCAACACTGAAGACGAAGATTGGGACTTCTAAATGATAGGTCACCGCTTCGCGCGGTGACCAAAATCATGGACAATCACGCATACCGTTCTGACGACATTCTTTCAAAAGGCTTTTATTGTTATGCCTACTTGCCATCGTTCCATCACGTCCGGCATCGGCACCGTGTTTTTCGGTACCATGTTGATGCTACTTGTGGGTTGTGATAACGCCTCTACGGCCCCCACATCCCCCTCTGATGCACCTCATACCGACAGTTCCGGCAGTTGGCCTCGCACATTACAAACACGGAAAGGCCCACTTACCCTCAACCATCAGCCGCAACGTATTGTGTCCACCAGCATCACGATCAGCGGCACCCTGCTGGCAATCAATGCGCCGCTCGTCGCATCCGGAGCCACCGCCCCCAATAGCACGGTGGCCGATGAACAGGGCTTCTTCACACAATGGTCTCAGGTAGCAAAACAGCGAGGTGTCAAACCCCTTTACATCACAGAACCCAACGCTGAAGCCATCGCGGAAGCCAATCCCGATTTGATCGTGC
The window above is part of the Pectobacterium araliae genome. Proteins encoded here:
- the panC gene encoding pantoate--beta-alanine ligase, whose product is MLIIETPLLLRREVRRWRQEGKRIALVPTMGNLHDGHMTLVDEAKAHADIVIVSVFVNPMQFERPDDLARYPRTLQEDCEKLNRRGADLVFAPSPDVIYPNGLESQTFVDVPGLSSMLEGASRPGHFRGVATIVSKLFNLVQPDLACFGEKDYQQLALIRQLVRDMGYDIDIIGVPIVRAKDGLALSSRNGYLSAEERQLAPTLYQLMMDLSAQLDNGDRQIDTLLEQTADKLRDAGFTPDELFIRDADTLQPLSAASTRAVILMAAWLGKARLIDNHQVDLTV
- the panD gene encoding aspartate 1-decarboxylase, which codes for MIRTMLQGKLHRVKVTQADLHYEGSCAIDQDFMDAAGILEYEAIDIYNVDNGQRFSTYAIAGERGSRIISVNGAAARLACVGDKLIICSYVQMSDEQARSHSPKVAYFSGDNELQRQAKAIPVQVA
- a CDS encoding ABC transporter permease → MMRLYWVALQSIWVKEVTRFGRIWIQTLVPPVITMTLYFIIFGNLIGSRIGEMHGFTYMQFIVPGLIMMAVITNAYANVASSFFSAKFQRNIEELLVAPVPTHVIIAGYIGGGIARGLCVGVLVTAVSLFFVPLHVHAWWIIVLTLLLTATLFSLAGLLNAVFAKTFDDISLIPTFVLTPLTYLGGVFYSLTLLPPVWQAVSKLNPVVYMISGFRYGFLGIQDVPLLFTMSVLIAFIVVFYLLVWWLIERGRGLRT
- a CDS encoding ABC transporter ATP-binding protein, with translation MTYALELAQLTKTYSGGVKALRGIDLNVEAGDFYALLGPNGAGKSTTIGIISSLVNKTAGKVRVFGYDLERDKVNAKRQLGLVPQEFNFNPFETVLQIVVNQAGYYGVKRQDALQRAEKYLKQLDLWEKRSEKAMMLSGGMKRRLMIARALMHEPKLLILDEPTAGVDIELRRSMWGFLKELNAQGTTIILTTHYLEEAEMLCRNIGIIQRGELVENTSMKQLLAQLKSETFIFDLAAKSPLPQLEGYAFRLMDTSTLEVDVMREQGLNALFSQLSAQGITILSMRNKANRLEELFVTLVNGDGVNGKGEKA
- the can gene encoding carbonate dehydratase produces the protein MKEIETLIANNQLWSKTMVEEDPGYFERLAQAQRPRFLWIGCSDSRVPAESLTSLEPGELFVHRNVANLVIHTDLNCLSVVQYAVEVLEVEHIIICGHYGCGGVQAAVENPELGLINNWLLHIRDLWYKHSSLLGELPPEQRLNTLCEINVVEQVYNLGHSTIMQSAWKRGQKVTIHGWVYGIQDGRLRDLEVTATNRETLEQRYRRAISTLS
- the hpt gene encoding hypoxanthine phosphoribosyltransferase: MKHTVEVMISEQEVMARVTELGQQISEHYRDSGSDMVLVGLLRGSFIFMADLCRAIDVPHEVDFMTASSYGSGMNSTRDVKILKDLDEDIRGKDVLIVEDIIDSGNTLSRVREILQLRAPKSLAICTLLDKPERREVAVKVEWVGFSIPDEFVVGYGIDYAQHYRHLPYVGKVVPQE
- a CDS encoding ABC transporter ATP-binding protein, with translation MAASIDILSVQSVSCSLPQSPVLENISFAVRDDETICLLGKNGCGKTVLLQVIAGLLPITQGKILLEGEPVSSPQEYVLPERRQVGLIFQDYALFPHLTVTGNIAFGLYGRPESEVKPICAEMLALLQLDEVAARYPLELSNEQQQRLAIARALACEPKLLLLDEPFPGLDSQTRYRLITELRQVLKQRHVAAVFATHSREKAFACADHLILLDEGKIMQQGYPSELYHRPNSRFVADFMGNTNYLPVKIMSDHQWQSPLGDHQATHPLNQPIDSPCDWMVRPADVALALDPDGPAFIEDRLFMGTSNLYRVKLGELMLLVQTGNWFEPGQQVRLSIKTDPPVLYPALSVASNTADGSETK
- a CDS encoding ABC transporter permease — translated: MISGVWRVSSWLLAGLLLLPLATVFYQVFFADGMGFTQLWQIGLPTYLMHSAVIVIGTLFFSLLFGLPSAWFIAMYRFPSHRVLQWALCLPLAMPAFLLAYLYTDALRHLSLLLREGGLQIASPWEESHTVGLSVSLGCVSLVLALVLYPYIYLLVREALVKQPASLIHSARLLNQTRSQVFRHLCLPIALPAIACGGALVVVETLGDYGAASYLGIPTMTTQVLDIWQQQGDLGAAARLGALILPAIFLLMFLVNLWRRKQKIYQAQLNASLVVPPMLSGWRSRVARGYCWGIVCLSFLFPLLYLLFLALQHMMSVWDMAFLHAVTNSLLASSTATVIITLMALSFIFYTRTVGVFANQTPVRLVSLSFALPGTVLAVGLFTLLSLVDSGITLFASAAGLPTADAWLAGSLFTLILAYSVKFGRLMLDSLERSMDAIPRSLDSASLVLGASPLSLWSRVHIPLLRQSLFIGALLIFTESMKELNVSLLLRPFGIDTLATYVFRFTVSGQIASFAFPALVLVAVGLIPVFGLNRALNIKG